The genomic stretch ATATTTTATTGGAAGTCCCAAAGCTTTGGAAACATCTTCACAAAGCCTTTGACCTTTTATTATCTCCTCTACTGTGGTATTGCCACAGAGGTGAGTATTATTAACCAATGCAGTAACCTTCTGCTTTGAACTTTCCTCGATAGATCTTAGGTAGCTTACTGCTCCATCAACAGTATTGGTCTGATGCCTGTTGGCATTAAGCACAAAGAGCATATCATAAGGCTCCTTGTCAAAATACTCATGATATCTTCCCAATGCCCTTGCTCCCGCCTTATCTCCGCCTACATCCAATACGACCTCATAGGAGGTGTCCTGCAGAACAGAGTATATTTCCGGTGAAAGGGCAGGCACGTCTCCAGACAAGCCTTTTAGTGAGGAGGATATTACTCGTACTCCCTTTTCATTAAACTGTGGTTCTATTTCTCTGGAGCGGAAGTATGGGTTTACTATGTCCAGGTCTACTATTGAAGTTTTTTTGCCTGTAGCTGCAAGACCAAAGGTATAGTTGACTGCGAACTCTGTCTTTCCGCTTCCGTAATGACCTGTGATTATCCTGATTCTTTTTTCATTGAACATATGATCAGATCCTTTATTTATATTCCTTTGCTGCTTCTTCTTTACGAAGAACCCTCAATCCGCCCTCAGCAAGAGCTATCATTTCGTCTTCTCCGGGATATACCCTTACATCCCCTATGAACTCTACCATTTCTTTTATCCAACCAACAAGAAGCTTGTCATATGCAAGACCGCCTGTCAGACATATTGCATTCACCTTACCCTGAAGCACTGTTGCACAGGCTCCTATCTCCTTGGCAACCTGGTATGCCATTGCCTTGTATATGAGCTCTGCATTCTTGTCGCCGGCTTGTATCATTTTTTCAACTTCCCTGCCGTCGTTAGTTCCAAGATATGCAACTAAACCGCCCTTGCCGGCTATCTTCTTGTTCATTTCTTCTATTGTATACTTGCCCGAATAACAGAGCTTCACGAGATTACTGACAGGCAAGCTCCCAGTTCTTTCAGGAGAGAAGGGACCTTCACCGTTAAGAGCGTTGTTTACATCAATTGTTCTGCCATTTTTATGGGCTCCTACCGAAATACCTCCACCCAAATGTGCAATTATGAGGTTTATTTCTTCATACTTCTTTCCCAAGTCAGCTGCTGCTCTTCTTGCAACTGCTTTCTGGTTCAATGCATGCCATATACATATTCTTTTTATTTCCGGCATACCAGAGAATCTTGCAATTTCATCCATTTCATCAACTACGACCGGATCAACTATAAAGGCCGGTATTCCCAACTGTGAAGCTATCTCGTTGGCTATTATTCCTCCAAGGTTTGAAGCATGCTGCCCCATGACTGTGCCCTTAAGATCCTCAAGCATTTTATTATTTACTCTATATGTTCCGCCTTCCATAGGCCTCAAAAGCCCGCCTCTGCCTACCACGGCACTTAGTTTTGTAATATTTATGCCATTGGTATTTAAGGTTTCCAGTATGACATTCTTTCTGAACTCAAACTGGTCTATTACCGTGGCATAAGGAGCAAGTTCCTCGTTTGAATGTCTAAGGGTCTGCTCCAACACAGGCTTCTCGTTATCAAAAATAGCAATCTTGGTAGAAGTAGAGCCTGGATTAATAATAAGCAATCTATATGTCTCCTGCATAACTATCCTCCTTAAAATTTATGTTGTGAGTTCATCTTGCCATAAGTGCTGCTATAGCAATTGAATTCAACTTAGCCTCGTCAGAATCGGCACGAGAGGTCAATACCACTGGAGCCTTAGCTCCTACTATTACCCCTGCATTCTTGGCTCTTGCAAGGAAAACCATTGATTTATACAGAATATTGCCTGCCTCAATATCCGGAACCAGCAAAATATCTGCATAGCCTGCAACCGGATGGATTATCCCCTTATGCTTGGAGGCCTCTACTGAGACTGCATTGTCCAAAGCGAAAGGCCCTCCCAGTGTACAGCCTGTAAGTTCTCCTGATTCATTCATTTTCACTAGCTCTGCTGCATCTAGAGTTGCCTGCATCTTGGGGTTTACCTTTTCCACTGCTGCCAGCAATGCAACCTTAGGATTATCATTCCCCAGTGCATTGGCCACTTGTACAGCATTCTCAATTATCTGCTTCTTTTGAAGTACGTTCGGAGCTATATTCATAGCTGCATCTGTGACATAGAAAAGTCTGTCATAACCAGATACATCAAATACCGCAACATGTGAAAGCACGTTTCCTGTCCTTAGGCCTATCTTCTCATCCAAAACTGCTTTCAATATCACTGAGGTATCAACGAGCCCCTTCATTACAATGTGTGCTTTTCCTGTCGAGACAAGCTCAACCGCTTTTCTGCACGCTTCATCCTTTTCCTTGATGTCAATTATGTCAAATTTGTTTATATCCACGCCGCATTCTTTTGCCGCTTTTGATATTTCATCCTTATCACCAACTAATATTGCATTTGCAATACCCAAATCTTTGGCACCATTGACTGCGGATAAGACCTCGATATCCTGAGCTACTGCAACAGCAATTATTTTGGGTCCCTTATCCTTGGCAGCCCTTAGAATCTCATTAAAGGTTCTAACCATTTACTTCACCTCATCTTCATATATCTTCGCTTGCTCTTCACCCGCAAGCACCCTTAAAGCACCTTCGGCCAATGCCTGCATCTCATCTTCTCCGGCATATACCTTCACTGGCGCTATGAATCCAACTCTCTTAGCTATTCTCTCACATAAAAATTCCGAGTATGCAAGCCCTCCGGTAAGAAGGATTGCATCAACATCTCCCTTTAGCACAGCTGCCATTGAACCAATCTCCTTGGCAATCTGATATGTCATTGCATCATATATCAACTCTGCATTCTTGTCTCCAGCTTCAATCATTTTTATTACATCTCTTGCATCATTTGTTCCTAAGTAACCGACAAATCCCGATTTACCTAGAATTTTCTTCCTCATCTCTGCTTGTGTGAACTTTCCTGAATAGCACATTTTGATCAGGTCTCCTACCGGAAGCCCTCCTGTTCTTTCAGGTGAGAATGGACCTCCATCGTCAGCACCACTTACATCGATTATTTGTCCCTTTCTAAGAGGTGCAATTGATATGCCCCCTCCGAGATGGGCAATTATGAAATTAAAGTCAGCAAGCCCTTTTCCCATATCTTTTGCAGCTTTTCTGCCGACAGCCTTAATGTTTAAGGCATGCACCAAAGATCTTCTCGGAACTTCCGGCAGGCCTGATATTCGAGCAATATCGTCGAATTCATCAGAAGCGACAGGATCGACTATAAGAGCAGGAATGCCTTCCGGATCAGCTATTCCTTTGGCTATTATCCCTCCAAGGTTCGAGGCATGTTCACCTTGAATACCTATTCGCAGGTCTTCTATCATTGCATCAGTTACCTTATAGCTCCCACCCGGCATTGGTTTTAATAGTCCGCCTCTGCCAACCACTGCGGACAGGCTTTCGGTAGATATGCCTACTTCCTTAATCCAGTCCAGTATCATCTTTTCCCTATACTCAAACTGGTCAGTGACCTTTGCAAATCTGGCTACTTCCTCTGCAGAATGGCTTAGGTTTTTTTGGAATAGATTCTTCTCACCTCTGAAAATTGCTACTTTTGTCGAAGTAGATCCAGGATTGATTGCTAATATATACTCTCTTGCCACTGTCTCACTGCTCCTTATTCAAATTCTTTTTGTTGCGCGTTTCGCGTTTCGCGGTATGGGAAATGGCTTCGAAGGATTAACAAAATACTCGTAACTCGTAACTAGTAACCATGACCTTAAGAAATGCCATAATAGTTATATACTTATGCAAATAATGTGCCACAAACTTTGTCAAAAAAAACAGAAACCTGTATATCCCGTGTAAACAAGGATAACAGGCTAAAAATTCTTTATAACACTTACAAACATTTTTGAAATATTTATATACTTGTATGATTTATCAAAGGAATCTATTAACATAAGATTTATTTGAATAAATATGCATGCAAAATATTGCAAAATAACTGTACATGTGCAATGTTTTGCATGGTTTTCTTCTTATCCTAACTTTTCAGTTTTAATATCTACAAGATAATAATTCATATCAAAATCCCAGTTCAGATGGTTTCCGTAAAAATTCTCATCTAGAAGCCTCACAGGATATCGGGACCTTAATATCTCGAAGTCATCCAAAGCCCTATGTCTTGAATCCGCCTCCAGATATTCGCTGTTCAGAAGCTCCCAGGCCTTTTCATCCTCTCGAAGCTCCTGATAAGCTTTAATCAGCTTATCGTACATCTCTTCCTCACCAAATTTGAACTTTGCAGTTTTTACTTCCACTGCAGGACCCAGACATTTGAAAAGCGTTTTCTCAGTTTCATCCCAGCTGCTTTCTGCCACTACATAATACCTGTCGTCACTGCACTCTTTCATCGTTTCTACTTTTCCACTTTCAAAGACTTTCATGCATTTTGATGCATAAAAACCATAAAAACCATTGTCCCAAAACTTACCCTCTA from Clostridia bacterium encodes the following:
- a CDS encoding ATP-binding protein — encoded protein: MFNEKRIRIITGHYGSGKTEFAVNYTFGLAATGKKTSIVDLDIVNPYFRSREIEPQFNEKGVRVISSSLKGLSGDVPALSPEIYSVLQDTSYEVVLDVGGDKAGARALGRYHEYFDKEPYDMLFVLNANRHQTNTVDGAVSYLRSIEESSKQKVTALVNNTHLCGNTTVEEIIKGQRLCEDVSKALGLPIKYVVVEKKFVDMLPKGLQGELFPIDIYMKKPWED
- the buk gene encoding butyrate kinase — encoded protein: MQETYRLLIINPGSTSTKIAIFDNEKPVLEQTLRHSNEELAPYATVIDQFEFRKNVILETLNTNGINITKLSAVVGRGGLLRPMEGGTYRVNNKMLEDLKGTVMGQHASNLGGIIANEIASQLGIPAFIVDPVVVDEMDEIARFSGMPEIKRICIWHALNQKAVARRAAADLGKKYEEINLIIAHLGGGISVGAHKNGRTIDVNNALNGEGPFSPERTGSLPVSNLVKLCYSGKYTIEEMNKKIAGKGGLVAYLGTNDGREVEKMIQAGDKNAELIYKAMAYQVAKEIGACATVLQGKVNAICLTGGLAYDKLLVGWIKEMVEFIGDVRVYPGEDEMIALAEGGLRVLRKEEAAKEYK
- the ptb gene encoding phosphate butyryltransferase, with product MVRTFNEILRAAKDKGPKIIAVAVAQDIEVLSAVNGAKDLGIANAILVGDKDEISKAAKECGVDINKFDIIDIKEKDEACRKAVELVSTGKAHIVMKGLVDTSVILKAVLDEKIGLRTGNVLSHVAVFDVSGYDRLFYVTDAAMNIAPNVLQKKQIIENAVQVANALGNDNPKVALLAAVEKVNPKMQATLDAAELVKMNESGELTGCTLGGPFALDNAVSVEASKHKGIIHPVAGYADILLVPDIEAGNILYKSMVFLARAKNAGVIVGAKAPVVLTSRADSDEAKLNSIAIAALMAR
- the buk gene encoding butyrate kinase; protein product: MAREYILAINPGSTSTKVAIFRGEKNLFQKNLSHSAEEVARFAKVTDQFEYREKMILDWIKEVGISTESLSAVVGRGGLLKPMPGGSYKVTDAMIEDLRIGIQGEHASNLGGIIAKGIADPEGIPALIVDPVASDEFDDIARISGLPEVPRRSLVHALNIKAVGRKAAKDMGKGLADFNFIIAHLGGGISIAPLRKGQIIDVSGADDGGPFSPERTGGLPVGDLIKMCYSGKFTQAEMRKKILGKSGFVGYLGTNDARDVIKMIEAGDKNAELIYDAMTYQIAKEIGSMAAVLKGDVDAILLTGGLAYSEFLCERIAKRVGFIAPVKVYAGEDEMQALAEGALRVLAGEEQAKIYEDEVK